The proteins below are encoded in one region of Flavobacterium nackdongense:
- a CDS encoding ankyrin repeat domain-containing protein: MKNFIIYLGITLFAFSTISVASNTTVSGNQKKLNVFSETPSILAVAISKGEIETVKQIIESGTKVNKKINGLTPLMYAARYNKVEIIEYLLLKGADRDIKDGQGFTALKYAELSNAYDAIAVLKTAAVNQQLKITSIDDSGFLYPEPILVTKPSKTIEKIIAEEEQIIESAGFNEFLPLNFAEINKKSSVKNNSNALDVVTL, translated from the coding sequence ATGAAAAATTTTATCATTTATTTAGGAATTACCTTATTTGCATTTTCTACTATTTCCGTTGCTTCCAATACTACCGTTAGTGGAAATCAAAAAAAACTAAATGTATTTTCCGAAACTCCATCTATTTTAGCCGTTGCCATTAGCAAAGGGGAAATAGAAACAGTGAAGCAAATTATAGAAAGTGGCACGAAAGTGAATAAGAAAATAAACGGACTAACCCCCCTGATGTATGCTGCGCGCTATAACAAAGTAGAAATTATTGAATACTTATTGCTAAAAGGTGCCGATCGTGACATTAAAGATGGCCAAGGATTTACTGCTCTGAAATATGCAGAATTGTCTAATGCTTACGATGCAATCGCCGTTTTGAAAACAGCAGCAGTCAACCAACAATTGAAAATTACATCAATTGATGACTCTGGTTTTCTATATCCTGAACCAATTTTAGTCACAAAACCAAGCAAAACAATTGAAAAAATAATTGCAGAGGAAGAACAAATAATCGAAAGTGCCGGTTTCAATGAATTTCTGCCACTAAATTTTGCAGAAATCAATAAAAAATCATCGGTAAAAAACAATAGTAATGCGCTAGATGTCGTAACCTTGTAA
- a CDS encoding nucleotidyl transferase AbiEii/AbiGii toxin family protein, with the protein MKNLHWNTVSPLLQEILLDLMREEIFSSFRLVGGTALSLQIGHRMSVDIDLFTDAEYRSIDFKSVKKFLQNKYTYFNTSSTDIVAFGTYFEVGNSKNDFVKIDLYYTDDFVFEELVVDTVRMASLEEIIAMKLDVVLRGGRKKDFWDLHYFLEKITFNEMISYFQKRYPYNDDFSKIRPMIVDFTAADLDFEPNCLLSKNWEFIKMDFIEKIL; encoded by the coding sequence TTGAAAAATTTGCATTGGAATACGGTTTCACCTTTATTGCAAGAAATTCTGCTCGATTTGATGCGAGAAGAAATTTTTTCGTCTTTTCGACTCGTTGGAGGAACAGCTTTGAGCCTGCAAATTGGACATAGGATGTCGGTTGATATCGATTTATTTACAGATGCCGAATATCGTTCGATTGATTTTAAGAGCGTCAAAAAATTTCTTCAAAACAAATACACCTATTTTAATACAAGTTCGACTGATATTGTTGCGTTTGGAACTTATTTCGAAGTAGGCAATTCTAAAAACGATTTCGTAAAAATTGATTTATACTACACCGATGATTTTGTTTTTGAAGAATTGGTTGTGGACACAGTTCGAATGGCATCTCTTGAGGAAATTATTGCTATGAAACTCGATGTTGTTTTGCGTGGAGGAAGGAAAAAAGACTTTTGGGATTTGCATTATTTTTTAGAAAAAATAACCTTTAATGAAATGATTTCTTATTTTCAAAAACGTTATCCATACAATGATGATTTTAGTAAAATTAGACCAATGATTGTCGATTTTACAGCTGCCGATTTAGATTTTGAGCCCAATTGTCTGCTTTCTAAAAACTGGGAATTCATTAAAATGGATTTTATTGAAAAGATTTTGTAA
- a CDS encoding Fic family protein — translation MSKIDLGYRTEFQSTFERLYQKKQDLQASRPLPNIALNKIRESLSIEWTYNSNSIEGNTLSLRETQMVLQEGITIKGKSLREHFEAHNHDKAIDYLFSIINDNYVLRSIDILSLHGLVLRSIEEDFAGRIRNGGVRISGANFVPPNANKVSDLLDELIDFVNTNPMELNDIELATIFHHKLVWIHPFFDGNGRTVRLSMNLLLMRCGFPPAIILKNDRKKYYEALNQANNGNYQKLMLLMCQALERSLNIYLNAMPDSNTDFQKISDIVSEPNSPYGQEYISLLARTGKIDAYKEGRNWYTTKEAIEDYIENRQRKRVF, via the coding sequence ATGTCGAAAATAGACTTAGGATATCGAACAGAATTTCAATCAACCTTTGAGCGATTGTACCAAAAAAAGCAAGATTTGCAAGCCAGCAGACCTTTGCCAAACATAGCTTTGAATAAAATCAGAGAAAGTTTATCAATAGAATGGACCTATAATTCGAATAGTATCGAGGGAAACACTTTGAGTTTAAGAGAAACGCAAATGGTACTTCAGGAAGGCATTACCATAAAAGGAAAATCACTACGAGAACATTTCGAGGCACACAATCACGACAAAGCCATTGATTATTTATTTTCGATAATCAACGATAATTATGTTTTGCGAAGTATTGATATTTTGTCATTGCACGGCTTAGTCTTGCGTTCTATTGAAGAAGATTTTGCAGGGCGAATTAGAAACGGTGGTGTTCGCATTTCAGGCGCTAATTTTGTTCCCCCAAACGCCAATAAAGTTTCCGATTTGTTGGATGAATTGATTGATTTTGTCAATACCAATCCTATGGAATTGAACGATATTGAATTGGCAACCATTTTTCATCATAAATTGGTTTGGATCCATCCTTTTTTTGACGGTAACGGAAGAACGGTTCGGTTGAGTATGAATTTATTATTGATGCGTTGTGGTTTTCCGCCCGCCATTATCCTCAAAAACGATCGAAAAAAATACTACGAAGCGCTCAATCAAGCCAATAATGGCAATTATCAAAAACTAATGCTTTTGATGTGTCAAGCCTTGGAACGCAGCCTTAATATTTATTTGAATGCGATGCCTGACAGCAATACTGATTTTCAAAAAATTTCGGATATTGTGAGTGAACCAAATAGTCCTTATGGTCAAGAATACATCAGTTTACTGGCGCGTACCGGCAAAATTGACGCCTACAAAGAAGGCCGAAATTGGTACACTACCAAAGAAGCCATTGAGGATTATATTGAAAACAGACAGAGAAAAAGAGTTTTTTAG
- a CDS encoding gluzincin family metallopeptidase has translation MKSIPKYLLLLLVFFGSTKQYGQHHSLIDVEVNIDHKTLTVLQEIEYFNQSEDSLTSIVLNDWNNAYSTKTSPLGKRFSDEFYRGFHLAADKERGSTQIKNITNNAAVPLSWERTERNPDLIVVKLKQKLAPNEKIVLHLDYIVKVPSDKFTNYGYSERGGMYLKNWFLAAARYENHSFIRYNNLNLDDITNAVSNFDVLVRIPKNIQLTSDLNEISTTQTDRFTIHKLQGNTRTDFSVFVEPDTSFRSFKNNTVEVLTNLRGYKADEIQKAIAIDRIVTFTSDLIGKPHTEKITVAQADYDRNPFYGLNQMPTFLVPFPDDFLFEIKFLKTYLNNYLKNNLKLDPRKDNWIYDGIQVYTMMRYIEEYYPDCKMTGRISDFKLFKGFHLLNLEFNEQYSYFYLLMARKNLDQPLGNSKNTLIKFNEQIASKYRAGLSLIYLDNYLGNNSVSTSIRQFNALNAEKMGAQNDFETLLKSNTKKDIDWFFKTIINSREIIDYKFANVSKTTDSISFSLKNKTKIAVPISVYGLKNDSIVFKKWIEPKLNDSIYTLERKQANKIVINYKNEVPEFNLRNNWKKLEGFYPNNRPVKFAFIKDLEDPYYNQIIYAPILTYNVYDGLSPGVRFHNRAILNRPFVYDINPTYSIKSESLTGSAIFMINKDYRNSTFFNVRYSVSANYFHYAPDASYLKINPMVLMQIRSEDYRDNRKQFLLMRQVIINREKSDIVIDSSLQDYSVFDLKYINTRTELTNHISFVGDVQFSGEFGKISTEIQYRKLFEDNRQLNLRMYAGAFTYNKSNSDFYSFALDRPTDYLFDYAYLGRSSETGLVSQEFILAEGGFKSKLEPAYGNQWITTLNGSYSIWNWIEAYGDIGFVKNSNQKEKFLFDTGIRFNLLTDYFELFFPIYSSKGWEISQPHYNEKIRFVITLNPDKFIQLFTRKWF, from the coding sequence TTGAAATCAATTCCAAAATACCTCTTACTACTTTTAGTTTTCTTTGGCTCAACGAAACAGTATGGGCAACATCATTCTCTAATTGATGTAGAAGTCAATATAGACCATAAAACGCTGACCGTACTTCAGGAGATTGAATATTTTAATCAATCTGAGGACAGCTTGACTTCGATTGTTTTGAATGATTGGAACAATGCCTACTCAACGAAAACTTCACCTTTGGGAAAGCGTTTTTCGGACGAATTTTACAGAGGATTTCATTTGGCCGCCGATAAAGAGCGGGGGAGCACTCAAATAAAAAACATCACTAACAATGCTGCTGTTCCTCTTTCTTGGGAAAGAACTGAAAGAAATCCGGATTTGATTGTTGTGAAATTAAAGCAAAAGCTGGCTCCAAATGAAAAAATAGTATTGCATTTGGATTACATTGTAAAAGTTCCTAGCGATAAATTCACCAATTATGGCTACTCCGAGCGGGGTGGAATGTACCTAAAAAACTGGTTTCTAGCCGCTGCGCGCTATGAGAATCATTCCTTTATAAGGTACAACAATTTAAATTTAGACGATATTACCAATGCCGTTTCAAATTTTGATGTTTTAGTGCGAATCCCAAAAAACATCCAATTAACAAGCGATTTAAACGAAATCTCTACTACGCAGACTGACCGTTTTACCATTCACAAACTCCAAGGAAATACCAGAACTGACTTCAGTGTTTTTGTCGAGCCCGATACTAGTTTTCGTAGTTTCAAAAATAATACGGTGGAAGTTTTGACCAATTTAAGAGGCTATAAAGCGGACGAAATTCAGAAAGCGATTGCTATCGACCGCATCGTCACCTTTACCAGTGACTTAATCGGAAAACCTCATACCGAAAAAATCACCGTGGCGCAAGCCGATTATGACCGTAATCCGTTTTATGGATTGAACCAGATGCCGACTTTTTTGGTTCCTTTTCCGGATGATTTTCTTTTTGAAATTAAATTTTTGAAAACCTATTTGAATAATTATTTAAAAAATAATTTGAAGTTAGACCCGAGAAAAGACAATTGGATTTATGATGGGATTCAGGTTTATACCATGATGCGCTACATCGAGGAATATTATCCAGATTGCAAAATGACGGGTCGTATTTCGGATTTTAAATTATTCAAAGGCTTTCATCTTTTAAATTTAGAATTCAATGAGCAATACAGCTATTTTTATTTGCTAATGGCTCGAAAAAATTTGGATCAACCACTAGGAAACTCTAAAAACACTTTGATTAAATTCAACGAACAGATAGCAAGTAAATATAGGGCGGGTTTGAGTTTAATTTATTTGGATAACTATTTGGGGAATAACTCAGTTTCTACTAGTATTCGTCAATTTAATGCGCTGAATGCCGAAAAAATGGGTGCCCAAAATGATTTTGAAACCCTTTTGAAATCGAATACAAAAAAAGACATTGATTGGTTTTTTAAAACGATTATCAACTCCAGAGAAATTATTGATTATAAATTTGCCAATGTTTCGAAAACGACTGACAGCATTTCATTTTCTTTGAAAAATAAAACTAAAATTGCGGTACCCATTTCGGTTTATGGCTTGAAAAATGACAGCATCGTCTTCAAGAAATGGATAGAACCCAAATTGAACGACAGTATTTATACCTTGGAGCGAAAACAGGCAAACAAAATTGTTATCAATTATAAAAATGAAGTTCCGGAATTTAATTTGCGAAATAATTGGAAGAAATTAGAAGGCTTTTACCCTAATAATCGCCCGGTGAAATTTGCTTTTATTAAAGATTTAGAAGATCCTTACTACAACCAAATTATTTATGCGCCGATTTTAACCTACAATGTTTATGATGGCCTTTCGCCAGGAGTACGATTTCATAATAGAGCCATTTTAAATCGTCCTTTTGTCTATGATATCAATCCGACCTATTCGATAAAATCCGAATCATTGACCGGTTCCGCCATTTTTATGATTAACAAGGATTATAGAAATAGTACGTTCTTTAATGTCCGATATTCCGTTAGTGCTAATTATTTTCATTATGCGCCAGATGCCAGTTATTTGAAAATAAATCCAATGGTTTTAATGCAAATCCGAAGCGAAGATTATCGAGATAACCGCAAGCAATTTTTGCTGATGCGCCAAGTCATTATCAATCGCGAAAAAAGTGATATTGTTATTGATAGTTCGCTGCAAGATTATTCAGTTTTCGATTTAAAATACATCAACACCAGAACTGAATTGACGAATCATATTAGCTTCGTTGGGGACGTTCAGTTTTCGGGTGAATTTGGTAAAATTTCAACTGAAATACAATATCGAAAATTGTTCGAGGACAACCGCCAACTCAATCTGCGGATGTATGCAGGAGCATTTACATATAACAAAAGCAATTCGGATTTTTATAGTTTTGCTTTAGACCGACCCACCGATTACCTTTTTGATTATGCTTATTTGGGCAGATCCTCGGAGACGGGACTCGTCAGTCAAGAATTTATATTAGCTGAAGGCGGTTTCAAATCAAAACTTGAACCGGCCTACGGCAATCAATGGATAACAACACTCAACGGGAGTTATTCGATTTGGAATTGGATCGAAGCCTATGGAGATATTGGTTTTGTTAAGAACAGCAATCAAAAGGAAAAATTTCTATTTGACACGGGTATCCGATTCAATCTCTTGACAGATTACTTCGAATTATTTTTTCCGATATATTCCAGCAAGGGATGGGAAATTTCACAACCTCATTATAACGAAAAAATAAGATTTGTCATCACTCTCAATCCA
- a CDS encoding LOG family protein, with product MKLEDFGNDEEKAIQDKLKRKTWNEIRTNDSWGIFKIMSEFVNGYESMARIGPCVTIFGSARTKPNNQYYLLAEKIAYKISKAGYGIITGGGPGIMEAGNKGAHYGGGTSVGLNIELPFEQHFNPFIDSDKNLNFDYFFVRKVMFVKYSQGFVVMPGGFGTLDEMFEALTLIQTKKIGKFPIILVGSAFWSGLIDWIKTVLLEQEHTINPEDLDLFKIVDTEDEVLDVLDKFYKKYDLSPNF from the coding sequence ATGAAATTAGAAGATTTTGGTAACGATGAAGAAAAAGCCATTCAGGATAAACTGAAAAGAAAAACTTGGAATGAGATTCGTACCAATGACAGTTGGGGAATTTTCAAAATTATGTCTGAGTTTGTCAATGGTTATGAATCGATGGCTCGGATTGGACCTTGTGTGACCATATTTGGTTCAGCTAGAACTAAACCCAATAATCAATATTATCTTTTGGCTGAAAAAATTGCGTACAAAATCAGCAAAGCTGGCTATGGCATCATAACAGGTGGCGGTCCTGGCATTATGGAAGCGGGAAATAAAGGAGCGCACTACGGCGGAGGCACTTCGGTGGGCTTGAATATCGAATTGCCGTTTGAACAACATTTTAACCCCTTTATTGATAGTGATAAAAACCTGAATTTCGATTATTTTTTTGTTCGAAAAGTGATGTTTGTCAAATATTCACAGGGGTTTGTGGTTATGCCTGGTGGATTTGGAACCTTGGACGAAATGTTTGAAGCCTTGACTTTAATTCAAACCAAAAAAATTGGTAAATTTCCGATTATTTTAGTGGGAAGTGCTTTTTGGTCCGGATTGATCGATTGGATTAAGACGGTTTTACTGGAACAAGAACATACCATTAATCCTGAAGACCTAGACTTGTTTAAAATTGTCGATACGGAAGATGAAGTCCTAGATGTTCTGGATAAATTTTACAAAAAATACGATTTATCTCCTAACTTCTAA
- the uvrA gene encoding excinuclease ABC subunit UvrA produces MLENDNNIEVLGARVHNLKNIDVKIPREKLVVITGLSGSGKSSLAFDTIYAEGQRRYVETFSAYARQFLGGLERPDVDKIDGLSPVIAIEQKTTSKSPRSTVGTITEIYDFLRLLYARAADAYSYNTGEKMVSYDDAQIKELITQDFAGKRINILAPIIRARKGHYAELFQQIAKQGFLKVRINGDIKDITTGMKLDRYKTHDIEIVIDRMVIEDTPDNKKRLTESIKTAMYQGENVLMILDQDTNEIRFFSRNLMCPTTGISYQNPEPNLFSFNSPKGACDHCKGLGTVNEINIKKIIPNPKLSINKGGFAPLGEYKSSWMFKQLEIIGEKFGFKLTDSISTISEEAMEMILNGGKEKFSVESKVLGVTKEYKIEFEGIAHFIKNQYDESGSTSIKRWAKEFMDEVNCPVCDGSRLKKEALFFKIKDKNLSELCTMDISDVTAWFLDLDNHLSDKQKIIATEVIKEIKDRLNFLMNVGLDYLALSRSSKSLSGGEAQRIRLATQIGSQLVGVLYILDEPSIGLHQRDNAKLIHSLEQLRDIGNSVIVVEHDKDMIEQADYVIDIGPKAGKYGGEIISIGTPAETLQSNTITAQYLNGKMKLEIPKKRREGNGNFLKLTGATGNNLKNVAVELPLGKMICVTGVSGSGKSTLINETLYPILNAYYFNGVKKPKPYKKIEGLEHIDKVIDIDQSPIGRTPRSNPATYTEVFTEIRNLFTMTSESMIRGYKAGRFSFNVKGGRCETCEGSGVRTIEMNFLPDVYVECESCQGKRFNRETLEIRYKGKSISDVLNMTIDEAVPFFENIPKIYRKVKTLQDVGLGYITLGQQSTTLSGGEAQRIKLAGELSKKDTGNTFYILDEPTTGLHFEDIRVLMEVINKLVDKGNTILIIEHNMDVIKLADYIIDIGPEGGKGGGEVVAKGTPEEVTKNKKSYTAQFLKKELVQF; encoded by the coding sequence ATGCTAGAAAACGATAACAACATTGAAGTATTGGGTGCGAGAGTGCACAATCTAAAAAATATAGACGTTAAAATTCCAAGAGAAAAACTCGTGGTCATAACCGGACTTTCGGGTTCGGGAAAATCATCTTTGGCTTTCGACACCATTTATGCCGAAGGGCAACGCCGTTACGTAGAAACTTTTTCGGCCTATGCCCGACAATTTCTAGGTGGCTTGGAACGTCCCGATGTCGATAAAATTGACGGACTATCCCCTGTTATCGCCATTGAACAGAAAACTACGAGTAAAAGTCCGCGCTCAACTGTTGGCACCATTACCGAAATTTATGATTTCCTACGTTTGTTGTATGCTCGTGCGGCTGATGCTTACAGTTACAACACGGGAGAAAAAATGGTTTCCTACGACGATGCGCAAATCAAAGAATTGATTACCCAAGATTTTGCCGGAAAACGAATCAATATTCTAGCCCCAATCATTCGCGCCCGAAAAGGTCATTATGCCGAATTATTCCAGCAAATTGCCAAACAAGGCTTTTTGAAAGTCCGTATTAATGGCGACATCAAAGACATTACCACTGGAATGAAACTCGACCGGTACAAAACCCACGACATCGAAATCGTGATTGATAGAATGGTGATTGAGGATACGCCTGACAACAAAAAACGCCTGACCGAAAGCATTAAAACCGCGATGTATCAAGGCGAAAATGTGTTGATGATTTTAGACCAAGATACCAATGAAATTCGGTTTTTTAGTCGGAATTTAATGTGTCCAACAACGGGTATTTCGTATCAAAATCCGGAACCTAATTTATTTTCCTTTAATTCCCCAAAAGGGGCTTGCGACCATTGCAAAGGCTTGGGAACGGTAAATGAAATCAATATCAAAAAGATAATTCCTAATCCTAAACTTTCCATAAACAAAGGTGGTTTTGCTCCTTTGGGCGAATATAAAAGCAGTTGGATGTTCAAGCAATTGGAAATCATTGGCGAGAAATTTGGTTTCAAATTGACCGACTCCATTTCGACGATTTCCGAAGAAGCAATGGAAATGATTTTGAATGGCGGCAAAGAAAAATTCTCTGTCGAATCGAAAGTTTTAGGCGTAACCAAAGAATATAAAATTGAGTTTGAAGGAATCGCACATTTCATCAAAAACCAATATGACGAAAGCGGATCTACTTCGATCAAACGCTGGGCAAAGGAATTTATGGACGAAGTGAATTGTCCTGTTTGCGATGGTTCCCGATTGAAAAAAGAAGCTTTGTTTTTCAAAATAAAAGACAAAAATTTATCGGAATTGTGTACTATGGATATTTCCGATGTGACCGCTTGGTTTCTGGATTTGGACAATCATTTATCCGACAAACAAAAAATCATCGCGACCGAAGTAATCAAAGAAATCAAGGATCGATTAAACTTTTTGATGAATGTTGGTTTGGATTATTTGGCTTTAAGCCGAAGTTCCAAATCGCTTTCGGGCGGCGAGGCACAGCGCATCCGATTGGCGACACAAATTGGCTCTCAATTGGTGGGTGTTTTGTATATTTTGGACGAGCCAAGCATTGGATTACACCAAAGAGACAATGCTAAATTGATTCATTCCTTAGAGCAATTGCGCGACATTGGCAACTCGGTAATCGTCGTGGAGCACGATAAAGATATGATTGAGCAGGCCGATTATGTGATCGATATTGGTCCAAAAGCGGGGAAATATGGTGGCGAAATTATTAGCATTGGAACTCCAGCAGAAACACTACAATCAAATACCATTACGGCTCAATATTTGAATGGTAAAATGAAATTAGAAATTCCAAAAAAACGCCGTGAAGGCAATGGGAATTTCCTGAAACTGACGGGTGCCACTGGAAATAACTTGAAAAATGTTGCGGTAGAATTGCCTTTGGGCAAAATGATTTGCGTAACTGGAGTTTCGGGCAGCGGAAAATCGACATTGATTAATGAAACCCTTTACCCGATTTTAAACGCTTATTATTTTAATGGTGTCAAAAAACCGAAACCGTACAAAAAAATTGAAGGTTTGGAACATATTGATAAAGTGATTGATATAGACCAAAGCCCTATTGGAAGAACGCCACGCTCAAATCCTGCGACCTATACTGAGGTTTTTACCGAAATTAGAAATCTGTTTACGATGACTTCCGAGAGTATGATTCGGGGTTACAAAGCAGGACGTTTTAGTTTTAATGTGAAAGGTGGACGTTGCGAAACCTGCGAAGGTTCTGGAGTTCGAACGATAGAAATGAACTTTTTGCCCGATGTTTATGTAGAATGTGAAAGCTGTCAAGGAAAGCGTTTCAACAGAGAAACTTTGGAGATTCGCTATAAAGGAAAATCCATTTCGGATGTGTTGAATATGACGATTGACGAAGCCGTTCCTTTCTTTGAAAACATTCCGAAGATTTATCGAAAAGTCAAAACCTTACAAGATGTTGGTTTGGGATATATTACATTGGGTCAACAAAGTACCACACTTTCGGGAGGCGAAGCACAGCGCATCAAACTAGCGGGAGAATTATCTAAAAAAGATACCGGAAATACGTTTTATATTCTCGATGAACCTACAACTGGATTGCATTTTGAAGATATTCGGGTGTTGATGGAAGTGATTAATAAATTGGTCGATAAAGGCAATACCATCTTAATTATCGAGCACAATATGGACGTAATCAAACTAGCCGATTACATCATCGACATTGGTCCTGAAGGTGGAAAAGGTGGTGGTGAAGTAGTTGCCAAAGGAACTCCGGAAGAAGTTACCAAAAACAAAAAAAGTTATACCGCTCAGTTTTTAAAGAAGGAGTTGGTTCAGTTTTAG
- a CDS encoding helix-turn-helix transcriptional regulator produces MQTTLDIIKGVHPGKFLERELLKRNINKRQFAMAIGEHPQTLGAIIKGNRRMNVELSLKIEEKLRLEEGFLMTLQVFYDVKQAKKKNQQTPDISKLRKGLFWDTTFDKIDWEQMKVAVVKRVFSRGTEEEKEEISRFYGKEVVEKIKLLKHQL; encoded by the coding sequence ATGCAAACTACACTAGACATTATAAAGGGAGTGCATCCCGGAAAATTCTTGGAGCGAGAATTGTTGAAACGCAACATCAACAAAAGGCAATTTGCTATGGCTATTGGCGAACATCCTCAAACATTGGGCGCAATTATAAAAGGCAACCGCAGAATGAATGTAGAATTATCACTTAAAATAGAAGAAAAACTGCGCTTAGAAGAAGGTTTTTTGATGACACTACAAGTTTTCTATGATGTAAAACAAGCCAAGAAAAAAAATCAGCAGACACCCGATATTTCAAAATTAAGAAAAGGTTTATTTTGGGATACTACTTTCGATAAAATAGATTGGGAACAAATGAAAGTAGCCGTTGTTAAGCGTGTTTTTTCAAGAGGAACCGAAGAGGAGAAAGAGGAAATCAGCCGTTTTTATGGGAAAGAAGTTGTAGAGAAAATCAAATTATTGAAACATCAATTGTAG